The genomic window CAGCGCCAGCGTCAGGATCGCGGCGCTGACACCGGAGCCGCACGAGGTGATCACCGGTTTGTCGAGATCGACGCCGCCCTTGCGGAAGGCCTGCTTGATGCGCTCGGCATCCACCAGGCGGCCGTCTTCCACAATGTCGGCATAGGGAACGTTGAAAGCACCCGGCATGTGGCCGGAAGGCAGTCCCGGCCGCGGTTCGGGCGCAGTGCCGGCAAAGCGCTCGGCGGAGCGCGCATCAACGACCTGGGCGGATTTGTCCGCCAGCGCCTTCTGAATGTCGGCGACCCTCGCCACCGCGCCGGCATTGAAGCGTGGCGTGAAATGCCGCGGGGTGCGGCGCGTTTCGCCAAGCTCGATCCTGCGGCCTTCGGCCTTCCACTTCGGAAAGCCGCCATCGAGGAGAAAGACGTCGCGCACGCCGAAAATGCGAAACGTCCACCAGACGCGGGCAGCGGAAAACAATCCGAGCCCGTCGTAGACCACGATGGTCTGGCCGTCTCCAATGCCGAGATGGCGCATGGCCGACGAGAACGCTTCGGGCGAGGGGATCATGTGCGGCAGATTGCTGGACGTATCCGCAATCTTGTTGATGTCGAAGAACACCGCACCTGGAATATGCGCCGCCAGATATTCCTGGTGGCCGTCGCGCTTCATCGTGGAGAGATAATAGGAGCCGTCCACCACCACAATGTCAGGTGCGTCGAGGTGGTCTTCCAGCCATTGCGTGGAGACCAGCCATCTGCTCGGCAACGTCGGATCGGAATTGGGCATTGCAAACTCTTGTTACACTTTCTCGAACGGCGGCTGAATGCTGGTTTTGCGTTCAAGCCACGCGGGCACCGGCAGATCTTTCGAACGCAGGAAAGCCGGATTGAACAATTTCGACTGGTAGCGCGTGCCGTAGTCAGCCAGCACGGTGACAATCGTCTTGCCCTTGCCGAGTTCCTTTGCAAGACGAATTGCGCCTGCGATGTTGATGCCCGATGAGCCGCCGAGACACAGGCCCTCATGCTCCAGCAGATCGAAGATGATCGGCACGGCTTCTTCGTCGGGGATCAGATAGGCGTGATCGACCTTGATGTCCTCGATGATCGGTGTGATGCGGCCGAGGCCGATGCCTTCGGTGATCGAGCCGCCTTCGGTCGCTTCCACCTTTCCGTGCGCGAACAGATTGTACATGGCCGCGCCTCTCGGATCGGCGACACCGATGACGATGTCTTTCTTCTTCTCGCGCAGGAATGTGGAGACGCCGGCAATGGTGCCGCCGGTGCCGATGGCGCAGATGAAGCCATCGATCTTGCCGCCGGTCTGCTCCCAGATCTCCGGTCCGGTCGATACGTAGTGGGCTTTGCGGTTGTCGAGATTGTTCCACTGGTCGGCGAAGATCACACCGTTCTTTTCAGTCTTCTTCAGTTGCTCGGCGAGGCGGCGGCCAACATGCTGATAGTTGTTGGGATTGCTGTAGGCGACCGCCGGCACTTCCACGAGCTCGGCGCCGCAGAGCCGCAGCATGTCCTTCTTTTCCTGACTCTGGGTGTCGGGGATGACGATGAGCGTGCGGTAGCCCAGCGCATTGGCGACCAGCGCAAGCCCGATGCCGGTATTGCCGGCCGTGCTTTCCACCACCAGGCCGCCCGGCTTGAGCTCGCCGCGTTTTTCCGCTTCCAGAATCATCTGCTTGCCGGCGCGATCCTTCACCGACTGGCCGGGATTCATGAATTCGGCCTTGCCCAGAATGGTGCAGCCGGTCGCGGCCGAGGCATGTTCGAGCTTGATGAGTGGCGTGTTGCCGATGGCGTCGACGAGGCCGTTGCGGATATGCATGAAGATCGATCCGGCTTTCTGTGGAGAGCGCGACCCTATCGAGGCCGTATCCTCACGACAAGCCGTCCCGGACGGGCCTCAGCTATGAGCTTTTGGCGAACACCATCTGCCGGACGTCGATATTTCCGGACAGAAATCCGGCTTCGCAATAGGACAGATAATATTCCCACAGCCGCCGGAATCGCTCGTCAAAGCCGAAGGGCGCCAGTCCCGGCCAGGCGGCCCGGAAGCGTTCGCGCCAGGTCGCGAGGGTGAGGGCGTAGTCATTGCCGAAGACTTTCTCGCCGGCGAGCGGCAGACCGAAGCCCTGTCCCAAAGCTTTCAGCGTTGACGGCGTCGGCAGCATACCGCCGGGAAACACGTAGCGGCGGATGAAATCGATCTCGCGCCGGTAATGGGCGAACAGCTTTTCCTGAATGGTGATGGTCTGGATGCCGGCAAGCCCGCCGGGTACGAGGCGATCGCGCAATTGCCGGAAATAATCCGGCCAGAATTGCTCGCCCACCGCTTCCAGCATCTCGATCGAGGCGATGCGGTCATAGGAGCCGCGCTCGTCCCGATAATCCTGCAGCCGAATCTCAATCTTCTCCGCAAGACCCGCATTGAAGACGCGCCGCTTCGCGTAGTCGAATTGCTCGCGGCTGATGGTCAGACCGACAACCCTGGCGCCGACGTTTTTCGCAGCATACTCGGCAAAGCCGCCCCAGCCGCAGCCGATCTCCAAGATTGTGTGATCGGATTTCAGATCGATCTGCTGTGCCAGGCTCTGATATTTGCGCAATTGCGCAGCGGATAGATCGTTGCCGTCCTGATCGAACAGGGCGGACGAATAGGTCATCGTCGGATCGAGCCAGGCG from Pseudorhodoplanes sp. includes these protein-coding regions:
- a CDS encoding cyclopropane-fatty-acyl-phospholipid synthase family protein — protein: MQQIVTITPQTRTEALTGLPAAVRTAFKLAERIRCGTLEVSLPDGRLLVFKGETDGPTAQLVIKDYRFAWRLLQSGDIGMAEAYLRGEWETSDLTRFLYLFCVNQDMLQSVLAHPLVRWAQTFRHWLNRNTKRQARKNIHAHYDLGNDFYAAWLDPTMTYSSALFDQDGNDLSAAQLRKYQSLAQQIDLKSDHTILEIGCGWGGFAEYAAKNVGARVVGLTISREQFDYAKRRVFNAGLAEKIEIRLQDYRDERGSYDRIASIEMLEAVGEQFWPDYFRQLRDRLVPGGLAGIQTITIQEKLFAHYRREIDFIRRYVFPGGMLPTPSTLKALGQGFGLPLAGEKVFGNDYALTLATWRERFRAAWPGLAPFGFDERFRRLWEYYLSYCEAGFLSGNIDVRQMVFAKSS
- a CDS encoding cysteine synthase A, with protein sequence MHIRNGLVDAIGNTPLIKLEHASAATGCTILGKAEFMNPGQSVKDRAGKQMILEAEKRGELKPGGLVVESTAGNTGIGLALVANALGYRTLIVIPDTQSQEKKDMLRLCGAELVEVPAVAYSNPNNYQHVGRRLAEQLKKTEKNGVIFADQWNNLDNRKAHYVSTGPEIWEQTGGKIDGFICAIGTGGTIAGVSTFLREKKKDIVIGVADPRGAAMYNLFAHGKVEATEGGSITEGIGLGRITPIIEDIKVDHAYLIPDEEAVPIIFDLLEHEGLCLGGSSGINIAGAIRLAKELGKGKTIVTVLADYGTRYQSKLFNPAFLRSKDLPVPAWLERKTSIQPPFEKV
- the sseA gene encoding 3-mercaptopyruvate sulfurtransferase; the protein is MPNSDPTLPSRWLVSTQWLEDHLDAPDIVVVDGSYYLSTMKRDGHQEYLAAHIPGAVFFDINKIADTSSNLPHMIPSPEAFSSAMRHLGIGDGQTIVVYDGLGLFSAARVWWTFRIFGVRDVFLLDGGFPKWKAEGRRIELGETRRTPRHFTPRFNAGAVARVADIQKALADKSAQVVDARSAERFAGTAPEPRPGLPSGHMPGAFNVPYADIVEDGRLVDAERIKQAFRKGGVDLDKPVITSCGSGVSAAILTLALEAIGKEPKALYDGSWTEWAGRGDLPIEPEP